A segment of the Xenopus tropicalis strain Nigerian chromosome 6, UCB_Xtro_10.0, whole genome shotgun sequence genome:
gcgagtcaggtctgtcaggctgctgccttgtgttacagtgtttcaggggtcagtctctcccagcgagtcaggtctgtcaggctgctgccttgtgttacagtgtttcaggggtcagtctcccccagcgagtcaggtctgtcaggctgctgccttgtgttacactgtttcaggggtcagtctcccccagcgagtcaggtctgtcaggctgctgccttgtgttacactgtttcaggggtcagtctcccccagcgagtcaggtctgtcaggctgctgccttgtgttacactgtttcaggggtcagtctcccccagcgagtcaggtctgtcaggctgctgccttgtgtatattgcaaagttctttcattaggcaaaaaattatattctgggttgacttgtcctttgaaATGACACTTTCCCCCTTCTCTTTCATAGTGAGGAAAAGGCGAAGCTGCTGAGGGAAGTCATGTCCAAGATAGAAGCCAAGAACGAAATCCTGGAGTAAGTGTTGCCTGATCCATTCTCGAAGCATTACTGGTATAGGGGGGTCCCATACAGTCCCTTATGCAACTGGGCCCCCACATTTTGCTGAACCCCAAGTCCCATCCTGCAACATACAGTGGAGgcaaaggcatgctgggagttgtaatctGGGTAAATAACAGGATGCTATGCAAAAGGCTTGTTGCCCCAACAAGAAGTATCACCCCCGGGAGCTTGTAGCAGGGCATTAGGCCTAAGTACATAAAGTGGCACGGGGTGCAAAGTGCTCAGAACAAGGGCAAGTTAGGGGGAGCCAACAGGGGCAAGATTTTAGTACGTTAGATAATGtgttattcctagcaactttgcaattggtctccattatttgttatagttttttaattatttgcctacttcatctacatctttccagctttcccatgggggtcactgaccccggcagctctgtgaggctccatttttatttgtgttactttttattccttatctttctatttagtccctcttctgttcattttccaatcacacccactgcctggttgctaagacccctagcaaccagacagctgctgaaattctaaactggagagctgctaaacaaaaagctcaataactaaaaaaacaataaaaaacgaagaccaattgcaaattgtctcagaatatcaatgtcaacAGCCCCTTTAGGTAGAGGGGTGGCGTTATCGATAACGTTTCCTCTGTTCTGAACTCCCCCTTTAGCCAGTTTACGGATTCTCTCCAGCTGGACCCAGACACGGTGGATAATCTGGAAATGTACAGTCACATCCCGCCTGCCCTAATGGAGAAATGCGCGGCGCTCAGTGTGCGGCCCGATACGATCAAGAGCCTAGTCCAGTCCATGCAAGGTGAGCCAGTTACATGGGGCGGGGCAATacatgactgacagctgggatttttaaatgcctttataatgggtatcatgtaaaaaatggagtttgggtttcatatttaatttgaacaggacttttattatacagattttgtGTGTGGGTGACAGGGCCCCTTTAAGATGCGGGGGCCCTTCAGCACCCAGTGACATATATACCGACATGTATGTGAGAATGTCCCCGCGGGTCCCTAACCTGCCCACCTCTGTATCTCTAGTGCTCTCTGGGGTGTACACTGATGTGGAGGCTTCTCTGAAAGACGTTAAAGAGATTCTGGATGAACATGAGATTCAGGAGAAGAAGCTGCAGGAAGAGGTGGGGAAGCAGCCGGCTCCTCCGGCCCCTCTGTCCCCTTCCATTGAGGATGTGAGTAAAGAATGGGGCAAGTACATGGAGGTGCACGAGAAGGCCAGCTTTACTAACACCGAGCTGCACAAAGCCATGAACCTGCACATCAGCAACCTGAGGCTTCTCAGCGGGCCCCTGGATCAGCTGCAGCAGCAACTGCCGGCCCCCGTCCTGACTGAAGGTGAGCGGGGCCCTCCATTCACTTCTGCCAGGGGGAAACTTGTGCATTTTGATAGGACGAGACCTTACCAGGACCTTTAGAACAGTTGCTTGCATTAAATAGATTGCTTCTGCCTATTGGTATACATTAAATAGATTGCTTCTGCCTATTGGTATACATTAAATAGAttgcttgtgcctgtgggtagACAGTAGATAGAttgcttgtgcctgtgggtagACGGTAGATAGAttgcttgtgcctgtgggtagACGGTAGATAGATTGCTTCTGCCTGTGGGTAGACGGTAGATAGATTGCTTCTGCCTGTGGGTAGACGGTAGATAGATTGCTTCTGCCTGTGGGTAGACGGTAGATAGAttgcttgtgcctgtgggtagACGGTAGATAGAttgcttgtgcctgtgggtagACGGTAGATAGATTGCTTCTGCCTGTGGGTAGACGGTAGATAGATTGCTTCTGCCTGTTGCCAGTAGATGAATGAAAGCAGTGTGTGGCTCTTGGCAGATGACAAGGCCGTGCTGCAGAACCTCAAGAAGATCCTGAATAAGGTGCAGGAGATGAGAGAGCAGCGGCAGTCACTGGAGCAGCAACTCCGAGACACCATCCAACAGGACGACATCACCACCTCGCTGGTAACCACGGACCGCTCGGAAATGAAGGTGATtggtgttctgcccccaataaggggtaattatatcttagttgggatcaagtacaggtactgttttattattacagagaaaagggaatcatttaaccattaaataaacccaatagggctgttctgccccaataaggggtaattatatcttagttgggatcaagtacaggtactgttttattattacagagaaaagggaatcatttaaccatgaaataaacccaatagggctgttctgccccaataaggggtaattatatcttagttgggatcaagtacaggtactgttttattattacagagaaaagggaatcatttaaccatgaaataaacccaatagggctgttctgccccaataaggggtaattatatcttagttgggatcaagtacaggtactgttttattattacagagaaaagggaatcatttaaccattaaataaacccaatagggctgttctgccccaataaggggtaattatatcttagttgggatcaagtacaggtactgttttattattacagagaaaagggaatcatttttaaaatgttaaattatttgattaaaattgagtctgtgggagatggccttcccataattcagagttttctgaatAACGGCTTTCTGCAtgatggatccaatacctgtacccgATTTCTTCAGATTCCCATCTTTTCTGGCATATTCCTTTAACGTTACAAGCTACCCTTCCCACAATGCCCCCAAGCAGCATTGTCAAGACTCATTGTATCCTATTGACCAGAATCCAAACTGTTGGTGAGAGGGGGGGTTATGTACAGAGAGGTATGGGGGCATGTTACTGTGAGTCCTGTCTGATCAGCCTTTCATCTGCTGCAGAAACTCTTTGCTGAGCAGCTAAAGAAGTACGACCAGCTGAAGGTCTATGTTGAGCAGAACCTGTCTGCCCAGGAGAACATCCTGAAGGCCCTGACAGAAGCCAACGTCAAGTACGCGCCAGTAAGGAAGATCATCACTGAGGCCGAGCAGAAGTAAGTCACCCAGTGATAGGCTGAGGCCAGGGCATAAGTACTCGGTACCACCACAGAGAGAGGGATAGTACTCTTTGTGACAGTTCGatttttagtatgctgtagacgGTAGAATATTAAGACAACGTgacttcaattggtcttcattttcttcatACATGTAGCTAGCTATAGTGCTGGCCCATATACATTGTCTTGCTTTTACTGACAGGTGGAACCACACGGTGCAGACCCTGATCTCCTCCTACGAAGCATACGAAGACCTGATGAAAAAGTCCCAAGAGGGGAAGGATTTTTACTCGGACCTAGAAAGCAAAGTGGCCAAACTTGTGGAGAAATCCCGGGCGGCCTTTGATGCTGCCCAAGCCAACCGGCAGCAGGTGCTGGAACGGTAAGTCCGGTCTGTTTGAGTGAAATTCTCTCAGCCAAATGCAGTGGGATCCATTTCCCCATTAGGTTAGATGTACAGGCAGCACGTGATTGTATTAATTATAGGTATAATGGcacaaaatgcagatttttacTCACATCCAATAGGATTCTATAACACCTGACATACCAATTTTCAGCCTTGGGAATATttagaagtgatttttttttttggcagggaaTTAAAGAAAAGACCCCCACCGCGACCAACCGCCCCTAAGCCTGCCTTGCAGAAGAAACCCTCTGATGTTGACCTTGCCAGCCTTCCCCTGTCTGACCTTGCCAGCCTGCAGCACTCGCTCTTCTATTCTGAGTTACCCGAGGAGCTAAAGAGTCTGCCCCCGGAGGCCCTACTTGCGCACCTTGACAGGTTGTCTGCAGATACACTCGATGCGTTTCCTCCGGACCCCACGTATGGTGGGACCAAGCCTACTGGGGTGAATGCCTACAGACCCAGTAGGACTGCCAGTGCTCCTGTGGCTGATCCACACTCAGTGCCTTTTACCCAAAGCCCCCACTTTAATCCCATGCCAGGACACACCCCACAGTACGGTGGTGTTGGGTACCCAGCTAACGCTTTCCCCCCTGTTATGTACAACGGTAACCCTCAGCTGAGCCAGTTCAAACAGTCGGCTCCTCCCCAGGCAAATGTTCCCCAAGCGCCAGTGTCGTCGTCATCCCCACAGAATCCTCGCATGTATCTAGCAGGAGCCATGGGCAGGGTCCATGTACAGCCAGAAGCTGTTCCCATGCCCCCTGCTTATGCCCCTGGCACTATGCCACAGCAAAGAGTCTCCCCGCAGCACGTGCCCATGCCAGCTACAGCAGCAGCCCCTGTGGCCCCTCAGTTTAACACAGGAGTGGGTTTTGCAGTAGGGCAGCAAGTTTCATCCTCTGGAGTTTTACCCAATGCAGTGAATTATTCAGCAGCGGGTTATGCTCCTCAAGGTAGCCCACGGATCCATAGTACAGCCCCCGTGAGCGGCTTGCAACCGCAAGCAGCACAGGGAATCCGCCCAGCAACCACCACTGTGAACAGTATTCAAGGTCCTATTTCAAGCTACACGACTCCCAGGCTGCCTGGGCCAAACCAGACTATAACTCCAACGCTGCCCCCAATCCGTGCGCAGAGTGGTTATATGGCTCCTCCTGTACACTCAGCAATGGGTCAGCCTGCTCCATATGGCTGCCCTCAAGGGGCCGTCCCACAGTACCCTCAGCCGCCTCGACCCATTTTACCACATGCTCAGCCTCCGCAATTGTTTCAAGCCCCAGGGCAGACTCAGCACAGACTAGATTCAGCAAGGCCTCCATCTGTACCTAATCAGCAGCAGTATGCCCCTCCTCCACAGCCTCCATTTTCTGCTCAAATGAGGCCACCTCTTAATCACCCACAGCCTCCCATTTATCAGCCTCCTGTTGTGCCTCAGGTAACTCCGGTGCCAGCTCAGCCGCATTTTCAGCAGCATTTTCATCATCAGAATCCTTTCCCAGTGCAACCAGGGATCCTGCCTCTTCAGCCTGGTGCCCAACCCCATGTCCCACCACAGCTAGGACCTCAACGTTTTCCTGTGGCTTCCCACGACAAGCTCCCTCCACAGTCTCTTCCTCCACATTCTGCTGGTATGAACTTTCCTGGAACAGTTCCCAGACCTGCAGCCCCAATGGCACAACCCATCCCTCCTCCTATGTGTCAGGCAACACCTCAAATCCACCCTCACCCTGCAGCAGTAAGCATGCACTCAACGCCTCCTGGTCTCAATGCACCAATCGCCTCAGCTATGCCCTTTGTTCCTCCGGCAAGACCCACCGTTCCCCCTCCAAATAGCTTAGCCAATCAGATGCCTGCTTTAAACCAAATGCCTATGGGTGGACCTCAAGCTACTCCCGCCATCCCCCACCACATACAAGCTCCCAGTAGCCCAGCTATGAGCCACTTACCAGGGGCAGTTATTGTCTCAGGGGCTGCAGCTATGCCATCTCCAGCACCATCTCCTCAGCCATCTTTAGTTCTGCAGTCTCAAACAAGCCTTCCTACTACTGGGCCAGCCACTGCTACTATTCCACAAAGACCACCTCCTTCACTAACACCAGGAACCACACCTTTAACCCAAGGGTCCGGTGAAGTCGTTTTTCAGAGGCAAAGCTCCTCCACAGACGACCTTTTGTCTTCAAGTCCCGAgagccaacatggcagctccaagaCCTCAGTTGGTCAGCCATTGTTGCAACCCACCAAAGCAGACTTAAAGGAAGGGCAGAAACCCAAGGCAATTCAGCTGATTGAGAACGACCCGTACGAGAAACCAGAACACGTGATGAGGCTGCTGTCGGAGCTGGACCGCTTCAGAGTGGTAGTGGAAGCTTTAGATAAACCCGTGCCCGGTGCATCGACCCAACTGGACTCCATGTGGAAGGAATTTCAGGAGGCTCAAGAGAAGGAGGCCAGACAGCAATCTATTGCCATTGCTCGCTGCTACACCATGAAAAACCGCCACCAAGACATCATGCCTTACGATAAGAACCGCATTATCCTGCAGTCGGGGAAGGATGACTACATCAATGCCAGTAAGATCGAAGATCTCTCTTCCTACTGCCCAAGCATCATTGCCACCCAGGCTCCGCTTGTGGGCACGGCTTCCGATTTCTGGCTGATGATCCACGAGCAGAAGGTCTCCTTGATTGTTATGCTGGTGTCCGAGCAGGAGATAGAGAAGGTAAGTGGCTGCAATGGTTCTACCGATTAAGCCACTGAGGTGTGAAATATTCCTGCATAACCTTCAGGCTTTCTTTTCAGCAAAAGGTTTTGCGCTACTTTCCCTTGGAGCGGGGCCAAGCCATGGTGCACGGGCACATATCCCTAACGCTTACCAGCCAGAAAGTCACCGACATACACGTGGAGAGGGTGCTGTCCCTGCAGTACAAGGACCAGAGTCTCAAGCGCTCCATCATTCACCTGCAGTTCACTTCATGGCCTGAGCTGTACGTAACCCCCTCAGGGTGCAGTGGGGAATAGGGAGGTGGGACCGGCTCAACAGAAAGCAAGGGGAGGGGTCACAGTTATAGATTTGAGGGTGGGTGGGGAAGTAACAAAATGGGGGCACGATGAATTCTCAATACCTTTATATTTTCTAGGGGTCTCCCAGATAGCAAAGGAAACTTGCTGAGATTCATACAGGAAGTGCACAGCCACTATCTGCACCAGCGCCCCCTACATACACCCATAGTTGTACATTGCAGGTAAGTGCTTGGCTGTCCTGGCCTTCTCATGGTCCCACAGGAAAGACTGTAGCATCTGATTAGAGAGATCTGTCCTCTGCCCTATGGGTATATGCCCTACACCCCACATCTTTCTGGATTTATCCTTTTGTGGGGGTATTTTCCAACCCCAGCTCTTCCTTTTGGATATATATTTACTCTATCCTACCTCCTTGTCTTTTTGAATATTCCCTTCTTCCCACCTTTTTCTGTTTGCTTATTCTGTTCACCACCCTCAGTTTCTCTGGCTGTATCTTTCCCACATTGACTCTTTCTCTGTTGGTTTATTCCTTCCAGCACCTATTCCTGTTTGCTTGTAATCCCTTTCCTCATTGGTCATATTCCCTCAAGCCTCCATCTTCCCCTTTGGTTATTTTACTTCTTCCACTTTAGGTATATTCCCTTAACTTTGGCTGCCATATTTTGGATGTAATTTCTTTACCTTTTCTCTTTGGTATAGTCCTCCTCTACCCCAACTTTTCTAAAAATAAgttggcagatgtctaacataatagccagaacactatttcctgctttcacctctctaagctgttagcagtcaataaccaatcagtgactagaGGTGGGGCCATATGGCCcctccctctagtcactgattGGTAACTGATTGCTAACAACTTagggagctgaaagcaggaagtagtgttctgattattatgctagacatctgcccactccagcctttatacataaaatttttgcctaactaactatattacaaataggtttattttacacagtctgtctatttacctgtcccttcccaacctgtcagttatagcttctaatgctaacagacaaatatggctgccccctcatagagaaacacagggggatcagacaggtaatgtaaacgcatcaggcaaatatttttatggcaaaattataaagttcttacCCTTTAAATAATTGCCATGTTGTTTCAGCTTGACGTCCTGTTAAAAGATTACATGTGACCCACAAGCCatatgttttttggttttttttttaaccatggtGCAATTTCCCCTCTGCCTGTAGTTCTGGCGTGGGGAGGACGGGGGCGTTTTGCCTGATGTAC
Coding sequences within it:
- the ptpn23 gene encoding tyrosine-protein phosphatase non-receptor type 23 isoform X1; the protein is MEAVPRMPMIWLDLKEPGEFAFQPAVKQFVLKNYGENPENYNEELKKLDQLRQSAVNVPRDFEGCSVLRKYFGQLHYLQSRIPMGSEQEASVPVTWTEIFSGKTVTHEDIKYEQACVLYNLGALHSMLGAMDKRVSEEGMKVSCTHFQCAAGAFAYLRDHFAHSYSVDMSHQILNLNINLMLGQAQECLLEKSMLDNRKSFLVARISAQVVDYYKEACRALENSETASLLGKIQKDWKKLVQMKIYYFASIAHLHMAKQAEEQQKYGEQVAYLQSALDKLNEAIKQSKGQPATVQEALRFTMDVIGGKFNSAKKDNDFIYHESVPALDTLQAVKGAPLVKALPVNPTDPAVTGPDIFSKLVPMAAHEASSLYSEEKAKLLREVMSKIEAKNEILDQFTDSLQLDPDTVDNLEMYSHIPPALMEKCAALSVRPDTIKSLVQSMQVLSGVYTDVEASLKDVKEILDEHEIQEKKLQEEVGKQPAPPAPLSPSIEDVSKEWGKYMEVHEKASFTNTELHKAMNLHISNLRLLSGPLDQLQQQLPAPVLTEDDKAVLQNLKKILNKVQEMREQRQSLEQQLRDTIQQDDITTSLVTTDRSEMKKLFAEQLKKYDQLKVYVEQNLSAQENILKALTEANVKYAPVRKIITEAEQKWNHTVQTLISSYEAYEDLMKKSQEGKDFYSDLESKVAKLVEKSRAAFDAAQANRQQVLERELKKRPPPRPTAPKPALQKKPSDVDLASLPLSDLASLQHSLFYSELPEELKSLPPEALLAHLDRLSADTLDAFPPDPTYGGTKPTGVNAYRPSRTASAPVADPHSVPFTQSPHFNPMPGHTPQYGGVGYPANAFPPVMYNGNPQLSQFKQSAPPQANVPQAPVSSSSPQNPRMYLAGAMGRVHVQPEAVPMPPAYAPGTMPQQRVSPQHVPMPATAAAPVAPQFNTGVGFAVGQQVSSSGVLPNAVNYSAAGYAPQGSPRIHSTAPVSGLQPQAAQGIRPATTTVNSIQGPISSYTTPRLPGPNQTITPTLPPIRAQSGYMAPPVHSAMGQPAPYGCPQGAVPQYPQPPRPILPHAQPPQLFQAPGQTQHRLDSARPPSVPNQQQYAPPPQPPFSAQMRPPLNHPQPPIYQPPVVPQVTPVPAQPHFQQHFHHQNPFPVQPGILPLQPGAQPHVPPQLGPQRFPVASHDKLPPQSLPPHSAGMNFPGTVPRPAAPMAQPIPPPMCQATPQIHPHPAAVSMHSTPPGLNAPIASAMPFVPPARPTVPPPNSLANQMPALNQMPMGGPQATPAIPHHIQAPSSPAMSHLPGAVIVSGAAAMPSPAPSPQPSLVLQSQTSLPTTGPATATIPQRPPPSLTPGTTPLTQGSGEVVFQRQSSSTDDLLSSSPESQHGSSKTSVGQPLLQPTKADLKEGQKPKAIQLIENDPYEKPEHVMRLLSELDRFRVVVEALDKPVPGASTQLDSMWKEFQEAQEKEARQQSIAIARCYTMKNRHQDIMPYDKNRIILQSGKDDYINASKIEDLSSYCPSIIATQAPLVGTASDFWLMIHEQKVSLIVMLVSEQEIEKQKVLRYFPLERGQAMVHGHISLTLTSQKVTDIHVERVLSLQYKDQSLKRSIIHLQFTSWPELGLPDSKGNLLRFIQEVHSHYLHQRPLHTPIVVHCSSGVGRTGAFCLMYAAMQEVEAGNGIPDLAELVKKMRQQRKYMLQEKIHLKFCYEAVLKHAEQVLQRHGVCTPSSSKPQHSTPLKLYTVQDPQDIVLGGDMPISSIQATIAKLSIKPCPGGTENPASYQLPPTLDSWANEPATSNVLPPEVPSSTPQPDLTPMAVSMEYQPSQTLPPAAANGNSVLLTESAADVSNHLPMAAGEAVPKAEPPPVTSTTASSSSLNLLASLTAEAFNLDSAQKGKQKMSKQNFLQPQNGGGLVRGSMAADDPLSMLDPLWTLK
- the ptpn23 gene encoding tyrosine-protein phosphatase non-receptor type 23, with product MGKTQRTTMRSLRSWISCARVRLMCRGTSRAAACCANTSGSSITCRAVSPWDLSKRHLSLSHGALHSMLGAMDKRVSEEGMKVSCTHFQCAAGAFAYLRDHFAHSYSVDMSHQILNLNINLMLGQAQECLLEKSMLDNRKSFLVARISAQVVDYYKEACRALENSETASLLGKIQKDWKKLVQMKIYYFASIAHLHMAKQAEEQQKYGEQVAYLQSALDKLNEAIKQSKGQPATVQEALRFTMDVIGGKFNSAKKDNDFIYHESVPALDTLQAVKGAPLVKALPVNPTDPAVTGPDIFSKLVPMAAHEASSLYSEEKAKLLREVMSKIEAKNEILDQFTDSLQLDPDTVDNLEMYSHIPPALMEKCAALSVRPDTIKSLVQSMQVLSGVYTDVEASLKDVKEILDEHEIQEKKLQEEVGKQPAPPAPLSPSIEDVSKEWGKYMEVHEKASFTNTELHKAMNLHISNLRLLSGPLDQLQQQLPAPVLTEDDKAVLQNLKKILNKVQEMREQRQSLEQQLRDTIQQDDITTSLVTTDRSEMKKLFAEQLKKYDQLKVYVEQNLSAQENILKALTEANVKYAPVRKIITEAEQKWNHTVQTLISSYEAYEDLMKKSQEGKDFYSDLESKVAKLVEKSRAAFDAAQANRQQVLERELKKRPPPRPTAPKPALQKKPSDVDLASLPLSDLASLQHSLFYSELPEELKSLPPEALLAHLDRLSADTLDAFPPDPTYGGTKPTGVNAYRPSRTASAPVADPHSVPFTQSPHFNPMPGHTPQYGGVGYPANAFPPVMYNGNPQLSQFKQSAPPQANVPQAPVSSSSPQNPRMYLAGAMGRVHVQPEAVPMPPAYAPGTMPQQRVSPQHVPMPATAAAPVAPQFNTGVGFAVGQQVSSSGVLPNAVNYSAAGYAPQGSPRIHSTAPVSGLQPQAAQGIRPATTTVNSIQGPISSYTTPRLPGPNQTITPTLPPIRAQSGYMAPPVHSAMGQPAPYGCPQGAVPQYPQPPRPILPHAQPPQLFQAPGQTQHRLDSARPPSVPNQQQYAPPPQPPFSAQMRPPLNHPQPPIYQPPVVPQVTPVPAQPHFQQHFHHQNPFPVQPGILPLQPGAQPHVPPQLGPQRFPVASHDKLPPQSLPPHSAGMNFPGTVPRPAAPMAQPIPPPMCQATPQIHPHPAAVSMHSTPPGLNAPIASAMPFVPPARPTVPPPNSLANQMPALNQMPMGGPQATPAIPHHIQAPSSPAMSHLPGAVIVSGAAAMPSPAPSPQPSLVLQSQTSLPTTGPATATIPQRPPPSLTPGTTPLTQGSGEVVFQRQSSSTDDLLSSSPESQHGSSKTSVGQPLLQPTKADLKEGQKPKAIQLIENDPYEKPEHVMRLLSELDRFRVVVEALDKPVPGASTQLDSMWKEFQEAQEKEARQQSIAIARCYTMKNRHQDIMPYDKNRIILQSGKDDYINASKIEDLSSYCPSIIATQAPLVGTASDFWLMIHEQKVSLIVMLVSEQEIEKQKVLRYFPLERGQAMVHGHISLTLTSQKVTDIHVERVLSLQYKDQSLKRSIIHLQFTSWPELGLPDSKGNLLRFIQEVHSHYLHQRPLHTPIVVHCSSGVGRTGAFCLMYAAMQEVEAGNGIPDLAELVKKMRQQRKYMLQEKIHLKFCYEAVLKHAEQVLQRHGVCTPSSSKPQHSTPLKLYTVQDPQDIVLGGDMPISSIQATIAKLSIKPCPGGTENPASYQLPPTLDSWANEPATSNVLPPEVPSSTPQPDLTPMAVSMEYQPSQTLPPAAANGNSVLLTESAADVSNHLPMAAGEAVPKAEPPPVTSTTASSSSLNLLASLTAEAFNLDSAQKGKQKMSKQNFLQPQNGGGLVRGSMAADDPLSMLDPLWTLK